The window TTTAACATGTTATCTCTTATTTTCGTTCTTATTTGGCGATATTCCTTGATGTGTTTGCTATTTGGTTTTGACGTTTTCTCTCGCTAATGGTTTTGCGAGTCTAGTATGCTTTTCATATATCTTATTGATCTTTCTAGTGTTCGATTGATTGTTTGAATGGTAGGAATGTCGTTAATTTGAATAGATCAATGGTAGCTTTCTCCTTTTTCGTTCTCTTAGTTATTTGGTTTCTGCTACTGTACACCAAGCACGATGAAGAGATAAATAATAGAAAGAGATCTGACAGTTCATTGTGATGGTCATTCAAGTTCGGATCTTTATATGATTCTCTTCTCTGATCCAGCCAGAGGATAAAGGTTTAGTAAACGTTGTGATTGTGTCCTCCTGTGAACATCTTGGGTTGTCTTCCAAGTCGAAAGCCAGAGATTGAAACCTTTTGTCCATAGGACTAGTAGGATAAACGGATGTCCAACCTGGTTTTAGCCAGCAGTATGACCTTACTTTATCCTAGAAGGATGGTTTGCACATACCATGAATCACACCAGTAATTAAGAATAATTATTTCTTGATCTCTCAAAATCCATATTTGTCCATGTAAGTTGCAGTTTCGACCGCCCCATTGATTTGAAGATATTGGTTATTTAGATTTGCTGTTTCTCCTGTTTGCCTGGATTCTGTTTTCTTTGATGGTTCAAGGGTTTGAATTTCCCATATTTCTAATCTTTTGATTCATTTTAGTAGCTATTGGGAATTGATGAATTATTTTCAAACGTTAATGATCCTCCTTTCATTTGTTGCAGATGAACTTATTGCCAATGCTGCCTACATTGGCACCCCCGGAAAGGGTATCCTTGCTGCTGATGAGTCCACTGGGACTATTGGCAAGCGTCTATCCAGCATCAATGTTGAGAACGTTGAGTCTAACAGGCGGGCACTTCGTGAACTTCTCTTCTGCACTCCAGGTGCTCTCCAATACCTCAGTGGTGTGATTCTCTTTGAGGAGACCCTCTACCAGAAGACTGCCGCTGGTAAGCCTTTCGTCGATGTCATGAAGGAAGCTGGTGTTCTTCCTGGCATCAAGGTCGACAAGGGTACAGTTGAGCTTGCTGGGACCAATGGTGAGACCACCACCCAGGGGCTTGATGGCCTTGCCCAACGCTGCCAGAAGTACTATGAAGCTGGTGCCCGGTTTGCCAAGTGGCGTGCCGTGCTCAAGATTAGCCCAACTGAGCCATCTCAATTGGCCATCAATGAGAATGCCAATGGATTGGCACGTTATGCCATCATCTGCCAGGAGAATGGCTTGGTTCCAATTGTTGAGCCAGAAATCCTTGTGGATGGTCCTCACGACATTAACAAGTGTGCCGATGTATCCGAGCGTGTTCTTGCAGCCTGCTACAAGGCACTGAATGACCACCATGTCCTGCTAGAGGGGACTTTGTTGAAGCCCAACATGGTGACCCCTGGATCAGAGTCAAAGAAGGTAGCCCCAGAGGTTGTAGCTGAGTACACCGTGAGGACCTTGCAGCGCACAATGCCTCCAGCAGTCCCTGCTGTGGTGTTTTTGTCTGGTGGACAGAGTGAGGAGGAAGCAACTCTGAATCTGAACGCCATGAACAAGTTTCAAGGTAAGAAGCCATGGACTCTAACATTCTCCTTTGGACGTGCCCTGCAGCAGAGCACACTCAAGGCATggcaagggaaagaagagaacgTGGACAAGGCACAGGCTGCTTTCCTCAAGAGGTGCAAGGCAAACTCAGAAGCAACCCTTGGTGTCTATAAGGGTGATGCTGGAGAGGGAGAAGGTGTCTCTGAGAGCCTCCATGTCAAGGACTACAAATATTGATGAAGTTTTGGGTCCTCACCTTATTTTTAACGATtattaaaataggaaa is drawn from Telopea speciosissima isolate NSW1024214 ecotype Mountain lineage chromosome 1, Tspe_v1, whole genome shotgun sequence and contains these coding sequences:
- the LOC122663317 gene encoding fructose-bisphosphate aldolase 1, cytoplasmic, with the translated sequence MSCYKGKYHDELIANAAYIGTPGKGILAADESTGTIGKRLSSINVENVESNRRALRELLFCTPGALQYLSGVILFEETLYQKTAAGKPFVDVMKEAGVLPGIKVDKGTVELAGTNGETTTQGLDGLAQRCQKYYEAGARFAKWRAVLKISPTEPSQLAINENANGLARYAIICQENGLVPIVEPEILVDGPHDINKCADVSERVLAACYKALNDHHVLLEGTLLKPNMVTPGSESKKVAPEVVAEYTVRTLQRTMPPAVPAVVFLSGGQSEEEATLNLNAMNKFQGKKPWTLTFSFGRALQQSTLKAWQGKEENVDKAQAAFLKRCKANSEATLGVYKGDAGEGEGVSESLHVKDYKY